The Staphylococcus simiae genome includes the window GATACATATCAGTTATCACATTTTTCAAGTCATTAACTTCTACTTCTTGACTATCACCAGTCAAACGATCTTTAACTTCAACAATACCTTCAGCAGCACGCTTACCTACTACAATTCTAACTGGTAGACCAATTAAATCTGCGTCATTAAATTTAACGCCAGCACGTTCTTGACGATCATCATACAACACTTCATAGTCACCATTAAATTCTTTATATATTTTATCTGCTAATTCGCGTTGATCATCTTTTTTAGGATTTATAGTTATAAGATGGATATCAAATGGTGTTACTGACTTAGGCCAAATTATTCCGTTATCGTCATTGTTTTGTTCTACTACAGCACTTAATGTTCTTGATACACCAATACCATAACATCCCATAATTAAAGGTTGTGCTTTACCTTGATTATCTAAAAATGTAGCATTCATTGCTTCAGAATATTTAGTTCCTAATTTGAATACTTGACCTACTTCTATACCTTCAGCAAAATGTGCCACTCCTGAACCATCACTTAACATTTCGCCTTCTAAAATAAATCTAAAATCACCATATTCATCAATATTAAAGTCTCTATCGACATTGGCATTAATTAAATGATAGCCATCTTCATTTGCACCTACGACAATATTATTAAGATCTTGAATATAGTTATCTGCGAAAATTTTAATATCTTTATCAACAATTGGTCCTAATGAACCTGGATTAGCACCCACTAAATTAATTATTTCGTCTTGAGTAGCCATTTCTATATTATCTGTACCGAAATACGCTTTCAACTTAACATCATTAATTTCATGATGACCTCTAACTAATACCATAATAAATTCGCCATCAACTTTAAAAATCATTATTTTAACAATTTCATCAAGTGGCTTATTTAAGAAATCAGCTAGTTCTTGTGCTGTTTTAACATTAGGTGTTTCAATCTTTTCTAAATCTTTAATTTCTGTATGTTTAGGATTAGCATGATACACGACTTCTGCTTTCTCAATATTAGCAGCATAATCACTCTCTTGACTGTATACAATTGTATCTTCACCAATCTCACTTAACGCCATAAATTCATGTGTATGACTACCACCAATTGCACCAGAGTCAGCCACTACTGGTCTAGCATTTATGCCTACACGTTTAAATATTTCACTATAAGCTTGATACATATCTTGATACGTTTTATCTAATGATGCTTCATCAGCATGGAATGAATAAGCATCTTTCATTATAAATTCTCTACCTCGTAACAAGCCAAATCGTGGTCGTTTTTCATCACGAAACTTAGATTGAATTTGGAATAATGTCATTGGTAATTGTTTGTATGATTTTAACTCATTACGAACTAAAGATGTTACTAGTTCTTCATGAGTCGGACCAAGTGCAAATTGACGTCCATGTCTATCTTCTAAACGCATTAATTCAGGACCGTATGCCCCCCAACGACCTGATTCTTCCCATAATTCAGCTTGTTGTAATGCTGGCATTAATATTTCCACAGCATCAATTTTCTCCATCTCTTGACGAATAATCGATGAAATATTATTTAATACTCGTGTAGCTAATGGTAAATAACTGTAAATACCACTTGTACTTTGTTTAATTAAACCTGCTTTTAATAATAAGCGATGACTCAAAGCCTCAGCTTCTGCAGGAACTTCTCTCATTGTAGGTATAAATACTTTGGATTGTCTCATTTTTAATTATCCTCCATTTTAATTATAAGAAATATCGTTGTATATCATTCCAGGTTACTAAAATCATAACGATTATCATAAAGATTGCACCGACTGCAATAATGGCAGTCTCAGCTTTCTTATTAACTGGCTTTCTAAATATTGCTTCATAAATAACAAATAAAATTCTTCCACCATCTAGTGCTGGAATAGGAATCAAATTCATAATTCCCAAGTTAACACTTAGTAAAGCCGTGTAGCCTACTAAACTTATAATGCCAGATTTAACTACTGAATCCACATTGTGATAAATACCAACCGGTCCGTTTAACATATCAAATGAGAATCCACCTGTGAAAATACTACCTATCATTCCCACTACAGCAGTAAAAATAAGTGTTCCACCTCGAATAAAACTATCAAATCCATATTTAAATGGCTTTAATAATGTGTGTTCACTTGCTGGTTGGAATCCTAATTGATATTTAGTAACTGAAGAGACTTTAGTAACTTTTTGTTCGACTTTTTTAGGGGTCAATACTACAGAATGCAACTTACCACCCCTATCATATTTTACAGTTGTTTTATTATCTTTAACTTTAGCTAATGCTTTATCGACATCTTCAAATTTGGAAATTTTATATGGTCCTATTTGTTCAATTTTATCGCCCTTTTGTAAACCAGCTTGTTGTGCTGGAGTGTTATCGGCAACTTGTGCAATAGATGCAGTAGGTGTACCTTGGTAAAAAGCCAAAGCAATAAATAACACTAAAGCTAATATAAAATTAAACAGTGGTCCAGCAAATAAAGTTAAAAATTTAGCTAAAGGTTTCTTATGTGTAAATTGACGATCGCGTGGTGCTATTTGTATTAAACTACCATTTTCTACAAAATATGCTTTGTTAGCAATCTTAAAGTGATGTCTTAGATCATCATATGCAGTTATACCTTCAATAAATAAATCATCTTTGAAATCACATTTTTTAACTTCAATCGCTTCTATTTGTTGAAACTTATGTTGATCGTCTAAAATAATATGCGTTATTTCATCTTGGTCATTTAATTTTATTTTAATGTTCATACCTGGTTCAACAGGAGGTTCTTCTAAACCATCTCCTGCCATACGAACATAACCTCCGACTGGTAATAGACGAATTGTGTATAATGTTTCATCTTTTCTAAAACTAAAAATTTTCGGACCCATACCGATAGCAAATTCAGGGCACATAATGCCAGCCCTTTTGGCAAAAAACATATGCCCATATTCATGAACAGTTACTAATACACCGAACACTATAATGAAAGCAATAATTGTAATTAAATAGCTCATTAGCTACACCTCGATTAATTGTATATTTCAAATGTTACGTTAGTTTATAAACATAATATCATTATTATAATATGTACTTATTTAATAACAAACAATAAAGTACGAATTTCTGAAAAATTTGCTTAAGATTTTCAAAAGGAGTTATAAGATATCAATATATCTCAATAACTCCTCAACATGTATAATTTCAATTTTATTAGTTTTGTAATTACTATAACAACACAAAAATCTTATCAATCAATATAATTCCTAATTTAATATAGCTTTTCACAGATTAAAAATATAAATTAAATCATTAAATCTGAATTAATAGAATGTTTAGTAATGGTAGTACAAACATAAAACTATCAAATCTATCTAAAATACCACCATGTCCGGGTAAAATTCGTCCAGAGTCTTTTACACCAAAATGTCGTTTAAAACCAGACTCTACTAAATCTCCTAATTGTCCAAAAAGACTTAATACAATAGTTATCGATAATAATAACCACATATTCATACTAAACGCTACAAAAAATGACATAATTATTGGTACCAGTAAACTACAGAACAGTCCTCCAATAAAACCTTCGATTGTTTTATTCGGACTAATTACTGGCCATAATTTATGTTTACCAAACATTTTACCGAATAAATATGCACCTGTATCAGTAAGCCAAACAATTAAAAAAGCAAATAATATGTAATGTAACCCTTCAGATCGAGTTTCATAAAAATACATAAATCCTATGCCTACATATGCCACTGACATTAAGCAAAAAGCTGCATCCATGAAACTAAATCTATTTTTAGATAAGACTGTATAACTTAAAACAATAAAACTCATTGCAATTAAACTTTTTAATTGTATCACTTGTACCCATGCACCAGCATCTTGAGGCAACATTATAATGATTAATGCGATTGCACTTATTATTCCTGGAAAAGAAACAAACTTAATCATGTTCATATTGAGTAGCTCTTTTAATGCAATTAATGCTAATAAATTAGCAAATAACATTAAAATTAGTCCACCTTTTAACAATATAGGCAAGAAAACCAATAAGGCAATAATTGCAGTTAGCGTTCTTACTTTCATACTTTACTACTCCTCACTTAATCCGCCAAAACGACGTTGACGTGACTGATAAATTTTAATACATTCAACTAATTCATCTTCGTCAAAGTCAGGCCATAATTTTTGATTAAAGATAAATTCACTATATGAAACTTGCCAAATTAAAAAGTTGCTTATTCTTTGTTCTCCAGATGTACGAATCAATAATTCAGGATCTGGATAATGTTTAGTCATCAAATGATTGTTTATATATGCTTCATCGATAATATCACTGTTTAACCCTTGTTGTTGCATCTCTTCAAACATATTTTTTATACTATGTACAATTTCTGCTCTACCACCATAATTTATAGCAAATATCAATTTTAAGCCTGTATTATTAGCTGTTTTTTCTTGCGCATTATTAATAGCTTCTAATGTTTTTTTAGGAAGTTTATCTGTAAACCCAATTGTTTCAACTTTAACATTTTTTTCAATAAGTTCTGGTAAAAATGTTTTTAAAAAATCTACAGGTAAATTCATAATATAATTTACTTCATTTTCAGGTCTTGACCAATTTTCTGTGGAAAAGGCATATAATGTTAAGTATTTAACACCCATATCACTTGCTTTACGCGTTATTTTTTTCACCGTTTGCATTCCTTGGTAATGACCTTTAATTCTAGGCATTTTTTTATTCTTTGCCCATCTGCCATTTCCGTCCATAATGATAGCAATATGTTCAGGAATATTTGTTAAATCCAAATTATCATCATGGGTATTTATATTATTTTTTTTATTTATTAGCTTTTTAAACATGGTCTTTCCTCCGAGCCTGATCATCTCTGTTATATAGTATATGTATTAAACAATCATCTATCATTTTATCATACTCATTTAACGCATTGAATAAGCAAATAAAAAAACTGTACCAAAGTCGTACTCGGTACAGTTTATATCATGAACGTGACATACCTACTGATGTTAAAACGAAGCACTTCATTTTAATTATATAATTTTATTTTATCTTATATACTCGCTAATAAAGTGTTTTCACTTAACTGTTTTAAATGTGTATCACTCATTCATTTTTATGAATTTTTAATATCTATAACAATGATCTCGTCACTGTTATAACTATATCGAAAATTTTTATACTGACATGATGTCTTTTTCTTTATCAGCAACTAATTGATCAATTTCTTTGATAGAACTATCAGTAGCTTTTTGAACATCATCTGTTTGACTTCTTAATTCATCTTCTGAAATATCACCATTTTTTTCATCTTTTTTCAATTGTTCATTCATATCACGACGAATGTTTCGAACAGAAACTTTTGCATCTTCCCCAATTTTTTTCACGTCTTTAACTAATTCTTTTCTGCGTTCCTCAGTCAAAGCAGGCACAGAAATACGAATTACTTCACCATCACTAGTTGGGTTAACGCCTAAATTTGCTGCGATAATTGCTTTCTCAATATCACCAACAGATGTTTTATCATATGGAGAAATAACAAGCAATCGTGCTTCTGGAACATTAATGCTAGCCAATTGTTGAACTGGTGTAGGTGCACCATAGTAATCGACAGTTACACCATTTAATAAGTTTGAATTAGCACGTCCTGCACTAATATTAGCAAGTTCGCGAGACAAGCTATCGATAGATTTTTTCATTCTTGATTTAGTTTCATTAATAATGTCACTCATTATAAAAACACCTCGTATTTTATTTTGTAATTAACGTACCGATTTTTTCACCCATTACAGCACGTTTAATATTTCCTTCCTCCATAATAGAGAATACGTTTAATGGAATATTATTATCCATACAGAATGATGATGCAGTTGAATCCATTACTTGTAAACCTTCTTGTAGCATTTGAATATGAGTTAAGTGTTCATATTTAACTGCATTTTTATCTACTTTAGGATCTGCTGAGTAAACGCCATCAACATTATTTTTACCCATTAAAATAACATCTGCTTCTACTTCTGCAGCTCTTAATGCAGCGGTTGTATCTGTTGAGAAGTATGGATTACCAATACCAGCAGCAAAAATCACTACTCGTTTCTTCTCTAAGTGTCTAATTGCACGACGACGAATGTATGGTTCTGCAACTTGCTTCATTTCAATAGATGTTAAGACACGTGTATCACAATCTAATTGTTCAAGGCTATCTTGTAATGCTAATGCATTCATAACAGTAGCTAACATACCCATATAGTCAGCAGTACCTCTATCCATGCCTAAATCACTACCAGTTTTACCTCTCCAAATATTACCTCCACCAACAATAACTGCAATTTCACAGTCCATTTTAGCTACTTCTGCAACTTGTTCAGCAACACTTTTAATAATAATTGGATTGATACCAAATCCTTTATCTCCTGCTAGTGCTTCACCACTTAGTTTTAAAACTACACGTTTATATTTAGAATTTTGAGCCATTGTCTTATCCTCTCTATCGTGAATATATGTAACATATACAAGTAAAGAAGACACGGTTACTCCTTATTAACATGTGAAACACAGTAATAAGTCGTACTATAGGTGTCTTCTTCCTTGTTATACTTTATGACAGATTATTTCATTTGTCCTTTTACTTCGTCAGCAAAGTTTTCTTCGCGTTTTTCCATACCTTCTCCTACTTCATAACGTACGAAGTCAACAAGTTTTCCACCTTTTGATTTTAAGAAAGCTTCAACTGT containing:
- a CDS encoding proline--tRNA ligase; amino-acid sequence: MRQSKVFIPTMREVPAEAEALSHRLLLKAGLIKQSTSGIYSYLPLATRVLNNISSIIRQEMEKIDAVEILMPALQQAELWEESGRWGAYGPELMRLEDRHGRQFALGPTHEELVTSLVRNELKSYKQLPMTLFQIQSKFRDEKRPRFGLLRGREFIMKDAYSFHADEASLDKTYQDMYQAYSEIFKRVGINARPVVADSGAIGGSHTHEFMALSEIGEDTIVYSQESDYAANIEKAEVVYHANPKHTEIKDLEKIETPNVKTAQELADFLNKPLDEIVKIMIFKVDGEFIMVLVRGHHEINDVKLKAYFGTDNIEMATQDEIINLVGANPGSLGPIVDKDIKIFADNYIQDLNNIVVGANEDGYHLINANVDRDFNIDEYGDFRFILEGEMLSDGSGVAHFAEGIEVGQVFKLGTKYSEAMNATFLDNQGKAQPLIMGCYGIGVSRTLSAVVEQNNDDNGIIWPKSVTPFDIHLITINPKKDDQRELADKIYKEFNGDYEVLYDDRQERAGVKFNDADLIGLPVRIVVGKRAAEGIVEVKDRLTGDSQEVEVNDLKNVITDMYHNAK
- the rseP gene encoding RIP metalloprotease RseP, coding for MSYLITIIAFIIVFGVLVTVHEYGHMFFAKRAGIMCPEFAIGMGPKIFSFRKDETLYTIRLLPVGGYVRMAGDGLEEPPVEPGMNIKIKLNDQDEITHIILDDQHKFQQIEAIEVKKCDFKDDLFIEGITAYDDLRHHFKIANKAYFVENGSLIQIAPRDRQFTHKKPLAKFLTLFAGPLFNFILALVLFIALAFYQGTPTASIAQVADNTPAQQAGLQKGDKIEQIGPYKISKFEDVDKALAKVKDNKTTVKYDRGGKLHSVVLTPKKVEQKVTKVSSVTKYQLGFQPASEHTLLKPFKYGFDSFIRGGTLIFTAVVGMIGSIFTGGFSFDMLNGPVGIYHNVDSVVKSGIISLVGYTALLSVNLGIMNLIPIPALDGGRILFVIYEAIFRKPVNKKAETAIIAVGAIFMIIVMILVTWNDIQRYFL
- a CDS encoding phosphatidate cytidylyltransferase, translated to MKVRTLTAIIALLVFLPILLKGGLILMLFANLLALIALKELLNMNMIKFVSFPGIISAIALIIIMLPQDAGAWVQVIQLKSLIAMSFIVLSYTVLSKNRFSFMDAAFCLMSVAYVGIGFMYFYETRSEGLHYILFAFLIVWLTDTGAYLFGKMFGKHKLWPVISPNKTIEGFIGGLFCSLLVPIIMSFFVAFSMNMWLLLSITIVLSLFGQLGDLVESGFKRHFGVKDSGRILPGHGGILDRFDSFMFVLPLLNILLIQI
- a CDS encoding isoprenyl transferase; the encoded protein is MFKKLINKKNNINTHDDNLDLTNIPEHIAIIMDGNGRWAKNKKMPRIKGHYQGMQTVKKITRKASDMGVKYLTLYAFSTENWSRPENEVNYIMNLPVDFLKTFLPELIEKNVKVETIGFTDKLPKKTLEAINNAQEKTANNTGLKLIFAINYGGRAEIVHSIKNMFEEMQQQGLNSDIIDEAYINNHLMTKHYPDPELLIRTSGEQRISNFLIWQVSYSEFIFNQKLWPDFDEDELVECIKIYQSRQRRFGGLSEE
- the frr gene encoding ribosome recycling factor; translated protein: MSDIINETKSRMKKSIDSLSRELANISAGRANSNLLNGVTVDYYGAPTPVQQLASINVPEARLLVISPYDKTSVGDIEKAIIAANLGVNPTSDGEVIRISVPALTEERRKELVKDVKKIGEDAKVSVRNIRRDMNEQLKKDEKNGDISEDELRSQTDDVQKATDSSIKEIDQLVADKEKDIMSV
- the pyrH gene encoding UMP kinase, which gives rise to MAQNSKYKRVVLKLSGEALAGDKGFGINPIIIKSVAEQVAEVAKMDCEIAVIVGGGNIWRGKTGSDLGMDRGTADYMGMLATVMNALALQDSLEQLDCDTRVLTSIEMKQVAEPYIRRRAIRHLEKKRVVIFAAGIGNPYFSTDTTAALRAAEVEADVILMGKNNVDGVYSADPKVDKNAVKYEHLTHIQMLQEGLQVMDSTASSFCMDNNIPLNVFSIMEEGNIKRAVMGEKIGTLITK